In a single window of the Arachis hypogaea cultivar Tifrunner chromosome 6, arahy.Tifrunner.gnm2.J5K5, whole genome shotgun sequence genome:
- the LOC112695202 gene encoding arachin Ahy-3-like gives MAKLLALSLCFCVLVLGASSVTFRQGGEENECQFQRLNAQRPDNRIESEGGYIETWNPNNQEFQCAGVALSRTVLRRNALRRPFYSNAPLEIYVQQGSGYFGLIFPGCPSTYEEPAQEGRRYQSQKPSRRFQEQDPSQQQQDSHQKVHRFDEGDLIAVPTGVAFWMYNDQDTDVVTVTLSDTSSIHNQLDQFPRRFHLAGNQEQEFLRYQQQQGSRPHYRQISPRVRGEEQENEGNNIFSGFAQEFLQHAFQVDRETVQNLRGENEREEEGAIVTVRGGLRILNPDEEDESSRSPPSRREEFDEDRYERQQRGKYDENRRRYKNGIEETICSASVKKNLGRSSNPDIYNPQAGSLRSVNELDLPILGWLGLSAQHGTLYRNAMFVPHYTLNAHTIVVALNGRAHVQVVDSDGNRVYDEELQEGHVLVVPQNFAVAAKAQSENYEYLAFKTDSRPSIANLAGENSIIDNLPEEVVANSYRLPREQARQLKNNNPFKFFVPPFDHQSMREVA, from the exons atgGCTAAGCTTCTTGCGCTTTCGCTTTGCTTTTGCGTACTGGTTCTGGGTGCCAGTAGCGTCACCTTCAGGCAGGGGGGAGAGGAGAATGAGTGCCAGTTCCAGCGCCTCAATGCCCAGAGACCCGACAACCGCATTGAGTCTGAAGGCGGTTACATTGAGACTTGGAACCCCAACAACCAGGAGTTCCAGTGCGCCGGCGTCGCCCTCTCTCGCACCGTCCTCCGCCGCAATGCCCTTCGCAGGCCTTTCTACTCCAATGCTCCCCTCGAGATCTACGTTCAGCAAG GAAGCGGATACTTTGGGTTGATATTCCCTGGTTGTCCTAGTACATATGAAGAGCCTGCACAAGAAGGACGGCGATATCAGtcccaaaagccatcaagacgtTTTCAAGAGCAGGACCCAAGCCAACAGCAACAGGATAGTCACCAGAAGGTGCACCGCTTCGATGAGGGTGATCTCATTGCAGTTCCCACCGGTGTTGCTTTCTGGATGTACAACGACCAAGACACTGATGTTGTTACCGTTACTCTTAGTGACACTAGCAGTATCCACAACCAGCTCGACCAATTTCCCAGG AGATTCCATCTGGCTGGAAACCAAGAGCAAGAGTTCTTAAGGTACCAGCAGCAGCAAGGCAGTCGTCCACATTATCGACAAATTAGCCCAAGGGTACGAGGTGAGGAACAAGAAAACGAAGGTAATAATATCTTCAGCGGCTTTGCACAGGAGTTCCTTCAACACGCCTTCCAGGTTGATAGAGAAACCGTACAAAATCTAAGAGGAGAGAACGAGCGCGAGGAAGAAGGAGCCATTGTTACAGTCAGGGGAGGCCTCAGAATCTTAAACCCAGATGAAGAAGATGAGAGCTCGAGGTCGCCTCCCAGCAGACGAGAGGAATTCGATGAGGATCGATATGAGAGACAACAACGTGGTAAATACGATGAGAACCGCAGACGCTACAAAAATGGTATTGAGGAAACCATCTGCTCTGCCAGTGTTAAGAAGAACCTTGGCAGATCCTCAAACCCTGACATCTACAACCCTCAAGCTGGCAGCCTCAGAAGCGTCAACGAACTCGACCTCCCAATTCTCGGCTGGCTCGGTCTCAGTGCTCAACATGGAACACTCTATAGGAATGCAATGTTTGTGCCTCACTACACCCTCAACGCACACACCATCGTTGTGGCATTGAACGGACGGGCACATGTGCAAGTGGTTGACAGCGACGGTAACAGAGTGTACGACGAGGAGCTTCAAGAGGGTCACGTGCTTGTTGTGCCACAGAACTTCGCCGTCGCAGCAAAGGCCCAGAGCGAGAACTACGAATACTTGGCCTTCAAGACAGACTCAAGGCCCAGCATAGCCAACCTGGCCGGCGAAAACTCCATCATAGATAACTTGCCGGAGGAGGTGGTTGCAAATTCTTACCGCCTCCCAAGGGAGCAGGCGAGGCAACTTAAGAACAACAACCCCTTCAAGTTCTTCGTTCCACCTTTCGATCATCAGTCTATGAGGGAGGTGGCTTAA
- the LOC112698009 gene encoding arachin Ahy-3-like has product MIKYIETWNPNNQEFQCAGVALSRFVLRRNALRRPFYSNAPQEIFIYQGSGYFGLIFPGCPGTFEEPIQGSEQFQSQRPLDTHQKVHSFREGDLIAVPHGVAFWIYNDQDSDVVAISVLHTNSLHNQLDQFPRRFNLAGKQEQEFLRYQQEQENEGGNVFSGFSTEFLLHGFQVNEDIVKNLRGENESEEQGAIVTVKRGLSILVPAERRQSYQQPGNFNNGIEETICTASVKMNIGKSTSADIYNPQAGSVRTVNELDLPILNRLGLSAEYGSIHRDAMFVPHYNMNANSIIYALQGGAHVQVVDCNGNRVFDEELQEGQSLVVPQNFAVAAKSQSEHFLYVAFKTNSRASISNLAGKNSYMWNLPEDVVANSYGLQYEQARQLKNNNPFTFLVPPQDSQMIRTVA; this is encoded by the exons ATGATAAAGTACATTGAGACTTGGAACCCCAACAACCAGGAGTTCCAGTGCGCCGGCGTCGCCCTCTCTCGCTTCGTCCTCCGCCGCAACGCCCTTCGAAGGCCTTTCTACTCCAATGCTCCCCAGGAGATCTTCATCTACCAAG GGAGTGGTTATTTTGGGTTGATATTCCCTGGTTGTCCTGGCACATTTGAAGAGCCAATTCAGGGATCTGAACAATTCCAAAGCCAAAGGCCACTGGACACTCACCAAAAGGTTCACAGCTTCAGAGAGGGTGATCTCATCGCTGTTCCCCACGGCGTTGCTTTCTGGATCTACAACGACCAAGACAGTGATGTTGTTGCCATTTCTGTTTTACACACCAACAGCCTCCACAACCAACTTGACCAATTCCCCAGG AGGTTCAATTTAGCTGGAAAGCAAGAGCAAGAATTCCTAAGATACCAGCAAGAACAAGAAAACGAAGGCGGCAACGTCTTTAGCGGCTTCTCAACAGAATTCCTCTTACATGGCTTCCAAGTGAACGAGGACATAGTGAAGAACCTAAGAGGAGAAAACGAAAGCGAGGAGCAAGGAGCCATTGTGACAGTAAAGAGAGGCCTTAGCATCTTAGTTCCAGCAGAGAGGAGGCAGAGCTACCAACAACCTGGAAACTTCAACAACGGCATTGAAGAAACCATTTGCACTGCAAGTGTTAAGATGAACATTGGCAAATCCACATCTGCTGATATCTACAACCCTCAAGCTGGTAGCGTCAGAACTGTAAACGAACTCGACCTCCCAATCCTCAATCGACTCGGACTCAGCGCCGAGTATGGATCCATTCATCGG GATGCAATGTTTGTTCCTCACTACAACATGAACGCAAACAGCATAATATATGCATTGCAGGGAGGAGCTCATGTCCAAGTGGTGGACTGCAATGGCAATAGAGTGTTCGACGAGGAGCTTCAAGAGGGTCAATCGCTGGTGGTGCCACAGAACTTCGCCGTGGCTGCAAAGTCACAGAGCGAGCACTTCTTGTACGTCGCATTCAAGACAAACTCAAGGGCCAGCATATCCAACCTTGCCGGCAAAAATTCCTACATGTGGAACTTGCCGGAAGATGTGGTTGCAAATTCATATGGCCTACAATATGAGCAAGCAAGGCAACTCAAGAACAATAACCCCTTCACGTTCTTGGTTCCACCTCAAGACTCTCAGATGATCAGGACTGTGGCTTAG
- the LOC112695200 gene encoding arachin Ahy-3-like, which yields MAKLLALSVCFCFLVLGASSISFRQQPEENACQFQRLNAQRPDNRLESEGGYIETWNPNNQEFECAGVALSRLVLRRNALRRPFYSNAPQEIFIQQGRGYFGLIFPGCPSTYEEPAQQGRRHQSQRAPRRFEGEDQSQQQQQDSHQKVRRFDEGDLIAVPTGVALWMYNDHDTDVVAVSLTDTNNNDNQLDQFPRRFNLAGNHEQEFLRYQQQSRRRSLPYSPYSPQSQPRQEEREFSPRGQHSRRERAGQEEENEGGNIFSGFTPEFLAQAFQVDDRQIVQNLRGENESEEEGAIVTVKGGLRILSPDRKRGADEEEEYDEDEYEYDEEDRRRGRGSRGRGNGIEETICTASVKKNIGRNRSPDIYNPQAGSLKTANDLNLLILRWLGLSAEYGNLYRNALFVPHYNTNAHSIIYALRGRAHVQVVDSNGNRVYDEELQEGHVLVVPQNFAVAGKSQSDNFEYVAFKTDSRPSIANLAGENSIIDNLPEEVVANSYGLPREQARQLKNNNPFKFFVPPSQQSLRAVA from the exons ATGGCGAAGCTTCTGGCGCTTTCTGTTTGCTTTTGCTTTCTAGTTCTGGGAGCTAGCAGCATCTCCTTCAGGCAGCAGCCGGAGGAGAATGCGTGCCAGTTCCAGCGCCTCAATGCGCAGAGGCCTGACAACCGCCTTGAATCGGAGGGCGGTTACATTGAGACTTGGAACCCAAACAACCAGGAGTTCGAATGCGCCGGCGTCGCCCTCTCGCGCTTAGTCCTCCGCCGCAACGCCCTTCGGAGGCCTTTCTACTCCAATGCTCCCCAGGAGATCTTCATCCAGCAAG GAAGGGGATACTTTGGGTTGATATTCCCTGGTTGTCCTAGCACATATGAAGAGCCTGCACAACAAGGTCGCCGGCATCAGTCGCAAAGAGCACCAAGACGTTTTGAAGGAGAAGACCAAAGCCAACAGCAACAACAGGATAGTCACCAGAAAGTGCGCCGTTTCGATGAGGGTGATCTCATTGCAGTTCCCACCGGTGTTGCTCTCTGGATGTACAACGACCATGACACTGATGTTGTTGCTGTTTCTCTTACTGACACCAACAACAACGACAACCAGCTTGATCAGTTCCCCAGG AGATTCAATTTGGCTGGAAACCACGAGCAAGAGTTCTTAAGATACCAGCAACAAAGCAGACGAAGAAGCTTACCATATAGCCCATACAGCCCGCAAAGTCAGCCTAGACAAGAAGAGCGTGAATTTAGCCCTCGAGGACAGCACAGCCGCAGAGAACGAGCAggacaagaagaagaaaatgaaggtgGAAACATCTTCAGCGGCTTCACGCCGGAGTTCCTGGCACAAGCCTTCCAGGTTGACGACAGACAGATAGTGCAAAATCTAAGAGGCGAGAACGAGAGTGAGGAAGAGGGAGCCATTGTGACAGTGAAGGGAGGCCTCAGAATCTTGAGCCCAGATAGAAAGAGAGGTGCCGACGAAGAAGAGGAATACGATGAAGATGAATATGAATACGATGAAGAGGATAGAAGGCGTGGCAGGGGAAGCAGAGGCAGGGGGAATGGTATTGAAGAGACGATCTGCACAGCAAGTGTTAAAAAGAACATTGGTAGAAACAGATCCCCTGACATCTACAATCCTCAAGCTGGTTCACTCAAAACTGCCAACGATCTCAACCTTCTAATCCTTAGGTGGCTTGGACTTAGTGCTGAATATGGAAATCTCTACAGG AATGCATTGTTTGTCCCTCACTACAACACCAACGCACACagcatcatatatgcattgaggGGACGGGCTCACGTGCAAGTCGTGGACAGCAACGGCAACAGAGTGTACGACGAGGAGCTTCAAGAGGGTCACGTGCTTGTGGTGCCACAGAACTTCGCCGTCGCTGGAAAGTCCCAGAGCGACAACTTTGAATACGTGGCATTCAAGACAGACTCAAGGCCCAGCATAGCCAACCTCGCCGGTGAAAACTCCATCATAGATAACTTGCCGGAGGAGGTGGTTGCAAATTCATATGGCCTCCCAAGGGAGCAGGCAAGGCAGCTTAAGAACAACAACCCCTTCAAGTTCTTCGTTCCACCGTCTCAACAGTCTCTCAGGGCTGTGGCTTGA